Proteins co-encoded in one Stomoxys calcitrans chromosome 5, idStoCalc2.1, whole genome shotgun sequence genomic window:
- the LOC106089673 gene encoding isochorismatase domain-containing protein 1, which produces MASARRLTHLNPQKTLFLLCDVQEKFRPAMPLFDKLLENAKRLTTAGKILNVPLLVTEQNPEKLGKTVQELDISHAKANVGKTRFSMMVPDIEKQMQSLFDGGKPTDVVLYGIESHVCVEQTAIDLLERNINVFLVADCVASRVNQDRDLAIERLRSAGCVITTSESVIYNLLRDKNHPKFNDLRKLLLAKSADMQLTKSSSAANENTNSKL; this is translated from the exons ATGGCATCGGCTCGTAGATTAACACatttaaatccccaaaaaacgTTGTTTTTATTATGTGACGTTCAGGAGAAATTCCGTCCAGCCATGCCGCTATTCGATAAACTATTGGAAAATGCCAAACGATTG ACAACAGCtggtaaaattttgaatgtcCCCTTGCTGGTGACCGAACAAAATCCCGAAAAATTAGGTAAAACTGTGCAGGAATTGGATATAAGCCATGCCAAGGCTAATGTGGGTAAAACTCGCTTCAGCATGATGGTCCCCgatattgaaaaacaaatgCAAAGCCTTTTTGATGGCGGCAAGCCCACTGATGTGGTTCTATATGGAATTGAG TCCCATGTTTGCGTCGAACAAACAGCCATCGATCTTTTGGAGCGTAATATCAACGTCTTTCTGGTAGCCGATTGTGTGGCATCTCGTGTCAATCAGGATCGTGATTTGGCCATAGAGCGTTTACGCTCAGCAGGTTGCGTGATAACCACCAGCGAGAGTGTAATCTATAATCTGCTGCGCGATAAAAATCATCCAAAGTTTAATGATTTGCGTAAATTGTTGTTGGCCAAATCGGCTGATATGCAGCTGACCAAGTCATCATCGGCAGCAAATGAAAATACCAATTCtaagctttaa